In Castanea sativa cultivar Marrone di Chiusa Pesio chromosome 6, ASM4071231v1, a single window of DNA contains:
- the LOC142640501 gene encoding uncharacterized protein LOC142640501 gives MIQLLYGVILAEMVLILTLLFKTPLRKLVIITLDRLKRGRGPVTVKTIGATVFVVLMSNVYSMIKIQKRTIEAGVANPTDQVLMSKLMLEASLMGFMLFLSLMIDRLHYYIRELRLLRKTMEAAKKQNRNFEDGKNGSAEELKAMGEEIATLRAKIKKLESECETKAKESKTAEAEAEALRKQSEGFLLEYDRLLEDNQNLRNQLESIDQSLTQPDNKKSM, from the exons atgatacAGCTACTCTATGGCGTGATCTTGGCCGAAATGGTTCTGATCCTAACCCTCCTCTTCAAGACTCCATTGCGAAAGCTCGTCATCATAACCTTGGATCGCCTCAAGCGCGGCCGGGGTCCTGTCACGGTCAAGACCATCGGCGCCACCGTCTTCGTCGTCCTCATGTCCAACGTCTATAGCATGATCAAAATTCAGAAACGGACGATCGAGGCTGGCGTCGCCAATCCCACGGACCAGGTCCTCATGTCCAAGCTCATGCTCGAAGCTTCTCTTATGG GATTCATGCTCTTCCTCTCACTGATGATAGATAGATTACATTATTACATTAGAGAACTTCGTCTACTTAGGAAAACCATGGAGGCTGCAAAGAAACAAAATCGTAATTTTGAGGATGGGAAGAATGGCAGTGCAGAGGAGCTTAAAGCCATGGGAGAAGAGATTGCTACATTGAGGGCAAAGATCAAGAAGCTGGAATCTGAATGTGAGACAAAAGCAAAGGAGTCAAAGACAGCAGAAGCTGAAGCTGAAGCTTTAAGAAAGCAATCTGAGGGATTCCTTCTGGAGTATGACCGATTGCTGGAAGACAATCAAAACCTTCGCAACCAGTTAGAGTCAATTGACCAAAGTTTGACACAGCCCGATAACAAAAAGAGTATGTGA